The proteins below are encoded in one region of Paenarthrobacter ilicis:
- a CDS encoding GNAT family N-acetyltransferase, producing MSFTFRPVDPGADAPVLHSWVSQEYARFWGMVSATEQDVVEEYTRIADSAHHQAFLGLDDGVPAFLMERYRPESSPLADVYEVQSGDVGMHLLVSPPSGGPQPGFTTAVMQSVMAELFDDPATRRIVVEPDARNHKIHVLNQKVGFRPQRVVTLPGVDPAEDHKEALLSFCTREDFLATLTPILAAPAAATRGDSL from the coding sequence ATGAGCTTCACGTTCCGGCCCGTCGATCCTGGAGCGGACGCACCTGTCCTCCACAGCTGGGTGAGCCAAGAGTACGCCCGCTTCTGGGGCATGGTCTCGGCCACTGAGCAGGACGTTGTGGAGGAGTACACGCGCATCGCGGATTCCGCCCACCACCAGGCGTTTCTAGGGCTCGACGACGGCGTTCCCGCCTTCCTAATGGAGCGGTACCGTCCTGAGTCCTCGCCGTTGGCGGACGTCTATGAGGTCCAGTCCGGGGATGTTGGCATGCACCTTCTGGTGTCTCCACCCTCCGGTGGCCCGCAGCCAGGGTTCACCACCGCCGTCATGCAGTCCGTCATGGCGGAGCTGTTCGACGACCCCGCAACCCGGCGGATCGTGGTCGAGCCCGATGCCCGCAACCACAAGATCCATGTCTTGAACCAGAAAGTGGGTTTCCGCCCGCAGCGGGTGGTGACACTTCCCGGCGTCGATCCTGCCGAAGACCATAAGGAAGCTCTGCTGAGCTTCTGCACCCGCGAGGATTTCCTCGCCACCCTGACCCCGATTCTGGCCGCGCCCGCCGCGGCGACCAGAGGAGATTCCCTGTGA
- a CDS encoding IucA/IucC family protein encodes MTTTAQHTTDAAVDTVQHLTPERWAAANRHLVRKAIAEFSHERILVPELIRHEGAGVGLYKVVSDDDATEYRFRARVLQLDHWSVAGESIARLRGGEELPIDALDFIAEFHQALAIRMEMLPVYLEEISSTLASHAYKQGKPFSSAELAAGITGGADRAADFQAIEHSMTEGHPCFVANNGRLGFGIADYHAFAPETGATVKLQWIAVHRSKAVFTSIAGLDYRTHFEAELGSATLAWFQAELSASGLDPEEYLLMPVHPWQWDNKLTVTFAAEIAQRHIVNLGTGEDSYQAQQSIRTFFNTDHPEKAYVKTAMSVLNMGFMRGLSPQYMKATPAINDWLQELIGNDQELQNRGLAMIRETAAIGYRNHYYEAASAKGSPYRKMLSALWRESPLPLLKDGQQLATMASLLHVDGTGKSVVSALMERSGLAPTEWLRRYFEAYLVPLVHCLYQYELAFMPHGENVILILEDGFPIRAIMKDIAEEIVVMGDRLELPEEVSRIKAEIPAEEMVLAIFTDVFDCIFRFLAAILVEDGTMREDEFWGTAASVLREYQQRHPELADQFAMHDLFAADFELSCLNRLQLRNNQQMLDISDPSGGLQMAGRLANPLARFA; translated from the coding sequence GTGACCACCACTGCCCAGCACACCACCGACGCTGCTGTTGATACTGTGCAGCACCTGACCCCGGAACGATGGGCCGCTGCAAACCGGCACTTGGTCCGCAAGGCGATCGCCGAGTTCTCGCACGAGCGCATCCTGGTTCCGGAGCTGATCCGCCATGAGGGTGCCGGCGTCGGGCTTTACAAGGTTGTGAGCGATGACGACGCTACGGAATACCGCTTCCGCGCCCGGGTCCTGCAGCTTGATCACTGGTCCGTAGCCGGGGAATCCATCGCTCGCTTGCGTGGGGGCGAGGAATTGCCCATTGACGCCTTGGACTTCATCGCCGAGTTCCACCAGGCACTGGCCATCCGGATGGAAATGCTGCCGGTGTACCTGGAGGAGATCAGCAGCACGCTGGCGAGCCACGCGTACAAGCAGGGCAAGCCCTTCAGCTCAGCTGAGTTGGCAGCGGGCATCACCGGTGGGGCTGACCGGGCCGCTGACTTCCAAGCCATTGAGCACAGCATGACCGAGGGGCACCCCTGTTTCGTGGCCAACAACGGCCGGCTGGGGTTCGGGATTGCCGATTACCACGCGTTCGCGCCGGAGACAGGTGCCACCGTGAAGCTGCAGTGGATCGCTGTCCACCGCAGCAAGGCCGTCTTCACGTCCATCGCCGGGCTGGATTACAGGACCCACTTCGAGGCTGAACTTGGGTCCGCCACCCTTGCGTGGTTCCAGGCGGAACTGTCAGCGTCCGGACTTGATCCTGAGGAATACCTGCTGATGCCGGTTCACCCGTGGCAGTGGGACAACAAGCTCACGGTGACGTTCGCGGCAGAAATCGCCCAGCGCCACATCGTGAACCTGGGCACGGGCGAAGATTCGTATCAGGCGCAGCAGTCGATCCGCACGTTCTTCAACACCGACCACCCGGAGAAGGCGTACGTCAAAACGGCCATGTCCGTGCTGAACATGGGCTTCATGCGTGGCCTGTCTCCGCAGTACATGAAGGCCACGCCTGCCATCAACGATTGGTTGCAGGAATTAATCGGTAATGACCAGGAGCTCCAGAACCGGGGCCTGGCCATGATCCGTGAAACCGCGGCCATCGGCTATCGCAACCACTACTACGAGGCCGCTTCGGCCAAGGGTTCGCCCTACCGCAAAATGCTCTCGGCACTGTGGAGGGAAAGTCCGCTGCCGCTTCTCAAGGACGGGCAGCAGCTGGCCACCATGGCGTCGTTGCTGCACGTTGATGGCACCGGGAAGTCCGTGGTGTCCGCGCTGATGGAACGCTCCGGACTGGCACCCACCGAGTGGTTGCGCCGCTACTTCGAGGCGTACCTCGTCCCGCTGGTCCATTGCCTCTACCAGTACGAGCTCGCATTTATGCCGCACGGCGAAAACGTCATCCTGATCCTCGAGGACGGCTTTCCGATCCGCGCCATCATGAAGGACATTGCAGAGGAAATCGTGGTCATGGGGGACAGGCTGGAGCTGCCGGAGGAGGTCTCCCGCATCAAAGCCGAGATCCCGGCTGAAGAAATGGTGCTGGCCATCTTCACCGACGTTTTCGACTGCATCTTCCGTTTCCTCGCGGCCATCCTGGTAGAGGACGGAACCATGCGCGAGGACGAGTTCTGGGGGACCGCTGCCTCCGTGCTGCGCGAGTATCAGCAGCGCCACCCGGAGCTCGCGGACCAGTTCGCCATGCACGATCTGTTCGCTGCGGACTTTGAGTTGTCCTGCCTTAACCGGCTGCAGCTGCGGAACAACCAGCAGATGCTGGACATCTCGGATCCCTCCGGAGGGCTCCAGATGGCGGGCCGCTTGGCCAACCCCTTGGCCAGGTTCGCCTGA
- a CDS encoding RNA polymerase sigma factor, with translation MGERVDLEREQRFLAAHAAAHDSIYRYLRRRTDGAATAEDLCAEVFRIVWEKSGYGDDLSAVVLFGVAKNVLRNHDRSVSRSAGLFMALRLERSYGTPAEESAVLDAIELLAPKEREVILLTYWDGLTAVEVSQLLNLSATAVRMRLHRARKELGRKLQMETVSEGAPE, from the coding sequence ATGGGGGAACGCGTGGATCTGGAGAGGGAACAACGGTTCCTAGCCGCTCACGCGGCGGCCCATGACAGCATTTACCGCTATCTCAGACGCAGGACGGACGGCGCCGCCACCGCGGAGGATCTGTGCGCCGAGGTTTTCAGGATTGTCTGGGAGAAGTCCGGATACGGCGATGACCTTTCGGCGGTCGTACTTTTCGGGGTAGCCAAGAACGTCCTCCGAAACCATGACAGGTCCGTATCCCGTTCTGCCGGGCTCTTCATGGCTCTGCGGTTAGAGCGCAGTTATGGAACACCAGCTGAAGAATCCGCCGTCCTGGATGCAATCGAGCTTCTTGCCCCGAAGGAGCGGGAGGTCATACTGCTGACGTACTGGGACGGACTCACTGCCGTTGAAGTATCCCAACTCCTCAATCTGTCGGCGACTGCCGTTCGAATGCGCCTACACCGGGCACGGAAAGAACTAGGCCGAAAACTTCAAATGGAAACAGTGTCAGAAGGAGCACCAGAATGA
- a CDS encoding LysM peptidoglycan-binding domain-containing protein encodes MSHNRSAVDLLSAADPALMITEEELNRSRQRSMSFINSEATHIAVGGSIHDFHRMPTKRRWGRFAVAGLAAAAVAASVLVGSTLASRPDDTAAVPTSEAVTPTATPTGSGESSLAGATVTDSFGNVDYYTTVPGDTTAAVAAYFRINEKKLAEFNGIQPGSTLVPNTTLRLIPAPGPLTGAKGTAALDANGIPTSYTIEPGDTLAGITYRFGITQEQLAEANKVAFTYEKGNVFFIRAGNHIQLQKNPVDSRSGQGTSIKNSFGQTIFYTTVDGDSFDSLGYKFRCTTDQLLRWNPTLTDGRPIPAGTKVRLMPGEVTIDGAHGTFTIDADGIPLTYTTAPGDTERQIAFRFGVPEIADLSSANRPLTGTGRVWYAFSDLSAGELVPGQTISLNLTKPIHE; translated from the coding sequence ATGAGTCACAACCGCTCTGCTGTCGACCTGCTTTCGGCCGCTGATCCTGCGCTCATGATCACCGAGGAGGAGCTGAACCGCAGTCGCCAGCGGTCGATGTCGTTCATCAATTCGGAGGCCACTCACATCGCCGTCGGTGGATCCATCCACGACTTCCACCGGATGCCTACCAAACGCCGCTGGGGGCGTTTCGCAGTCGCCGGGCTTGCCGCAGCGGCAGTCGCAGCGAGTGTACTGGTCGGCTCGACTCTGGCGTCGCGTCCGGACGACACCGCTGCGGTTCCGACCAGCGAAGCAGTCACCCCGACGGCGACACCCACCGGTTCTGGAGAATCTTCCCTGGCGGGGGCCACTGTTACCGATTCTTTTGGCAACGTCGATTACTACACCACAGTCCCCGGTGACACGACAGCGGCGGTGGCCGCATACTTCCGCATCAACGAAAAGAAACTCGCTGAGTTCAATGGGATCCAACCGGGCAGCACGTTGGTGCCCAACACTACGCTTCGACTAATCCCTGCCCCGGGTCCGCTCACCGGGGCAAAAGGGACGGCTGCCCTGGATGCGAACGGCATACCCACTAGTTACACAATCGAGCCCGGTGACACCCTTGCCGGGATCACTTACCGGTTTGGAATCACGCAAGAACAATTGGCCGAGGCAAACAAGGTCGCATTCACCTACGAGAAGGGCAACGTCTTCTTTATCCGGGCCGGGAACCACATCCAGCTCCAGAAAAACCCTGTGGATAGCAGATCCGGCCAAGGAACGAGCATCAAGAATTCATTCGGCCAAACCATTTTCTACACCACGGTCGACGGTGACTCTTTCGATAGCCTTGGCTATAAATTCCGGTGCACCACGGACCAGTTGCTCCGGTGGAATCCGACCTTGACCGATGGTCGGCCCATCCCCGCGGGGACCAAGGTCAGGCTCATGCCCGGCGAAGTCACCATCGATGGCGCCCATGGCACTTTCACCATCGACGCCGACGGGATTCCCTTGACCTACACCACTGCGCCCGGGGACACAGAGCGCCAGATCGCTTTCCGCTTCGGAGTGCCTGAGATCGCGGATCTATCATCGGCGAACCGCCCGCTGACCGGCACCGGCCGCGTCTGGTACGCCTTCTCAGACCTGTCAGCCGGGGAACTGGTCCCCGGCCAGACAATCAGCCTCAACCTGACCAAACCAATCCACGAATGA
- a CDS encoding IS3 family transposase (programmed frameshift) — translation MPTAYGAEFRQDVIDVARKGEAPLAQIAKDFGLSVTTLKRWIAIADRKESGAGPAATESAEMRELKKRNRLLEQENEILRRAAAYLARDINPKMIYPLVTDLAADGVPVAVTCRVLGFSKQGYYRWKANPVTERDWIDAHLVNAARDIHAEDPAFGYRFIADELPEKGIEAGENRVQRLCRDHGIWSVFSKKRGLNRKPGPPVHDDLVERDFTAAAPNELWLTDITEHPTAEGKLYLCAVKDVYSGRIVGYSMDSRMKSSLAVAALENAVRARRPAGTVVHSDRGPQFRSRRFVESLRHNGLTGSMGRVGACADNAAMESFFSLLQKNVLDRQRWLTRQDLRLAITTWIERTYHRRRRQRRLGKLTPIEYETINRTALTAA, via the exons ATGCCCACGGCTTATGGGGCGGAGTTCCGCCAGGATGTTATTGATGTGGCCCGCAAGGGCGAGGCGCCGCTGGCGCAGATAGCGAAGGATTTCGGGCTTTCGGTCACGACGCTCAAGCGCTGGATTGCCATCGCCGACCGTAAGGAATCCGGGGCCGGCCCGGCGGCGACGGAGTCGGCCGAAATGCGGGAGCTGAAGAAGCGGAACCGCCTGTTGGAGCAGGAGAACGAGATTCTGCGCCGGGCCGCGGCCTATCTGGCCAGGGACATAAACCCAA AAATGATCTACCCGCTGGTCACGGATCTTGCCGCCGACGGTGTTCCCGTGGCGGTGACCTGCAGGGTGTTGGGATTCAGCAAGCAAGGCTATTACCGGTGGAAGGCGAACCCGGTGACCGAACGGGACTGGATCGATGCGCACCTCGTCAACGCCGCCCGGGACATTCACGCCGAGGATCCTGCGTTCGGGTACCGGTTCATCGCCGATGAGCTCCCGGAGAAGGGCATCGAGGCGGGTGAGAACAGGGTCCAGCGCCTGTGCAGGGACCACGGCATCTGGTCAGTGTTCTCGAAGAAGCGGGGCCTGAACCGGAAGCCGGGGCCACCGGTCCACGACGACCTGGTGGAGCGGGACTTCACCGCCGCCGCCCCCAACGAGCTGTGGCTGACGGACATCACCGAACACCCCACTGCCGAGGGGAAGCTTTACCTCTGCGCGGTGAAGGACGTCTACTCCGGAAGGATCGTCGGCTACTCGATGGACTCGCGGATGAAGTCCTCGCTTGCCGTCGCCGCCTTGGAGAACGCGGTGCGGGCGCGCCGCCCGGCAGGGACAGTGGTGCACTCGGATCGAGGGCCCCAGTTCCGGTCCCGTCGATTCGTCGAATCACTCCGGCACAACGGGCTCACCGGATCGATGGGCAGGGTCGGGGCGTGCGCGGACAATGCCGCGATGGAATCGTTCTTCTCGCTGCTGCAGAAGAACGTACTGGACCGTCAGCGGTGGCTCACCAGGCAGGACCTCCGGCTGGCCATCACGACTTGGATCGAAAGGACCTACCACCGCCGGCGACGGCAAAGACGGCTAGGAAAACTCACGCCCATCGAATATGAAACAATCAACCGGACCGCGCTCACTGCGGCCTAA
- a CDS encoding GNAT family N-acetyltransferase: MGEDYPNFDQWWQDKVVAQRRKCLVIGSGSDVRGIAVLAPQVPEDEGLPSNSLKICTFKIADASQGRKLGETMLEAVIAYARAGSFDRCFIESSEKQEPLLALLREFGFFDSGRKAAPSEDLVLVKILNPGVEAEPPTDPLEYNRRYGPGRRLVDRAFVVPIIPEYHSMLFPASEPQLSLFDSTYGNAVRKVYICHSPIKTLRPGDTLFFLRTHERQAVQAVGVVEQTLRTAELSEVLSFAGARTVYTAEELKEMSSKGLLAIKFRLDQVLDKAVGREELRMLNVFSDSPQSIAQIKTEDGLQWAKSLQDA, from the coding sequence TTGGGAGAGGACTACCCCAATTTCGACCAGTGGTGGCAGGACAAGGTGGTGGCCCAGCGGAGAAAGTGCCTGGTTATCGGTAGTGGCTCTGACGTCAGGGGCATTGCTGTGCTGGCACCACAGGTGCCGGAGGACGAGGGCCTGCCCAGCAATAGCCTCAAAATTTGCACATTCAAGATTGCAGATGCCAGCCAAGGCAGGAAGCTGGGAGAGACGATGCTGGAGGCAGTTATCGCATACGCCCGTGCTGGTTCGTTCGACCGATGTTTCATTGAGTCCTCCGAGAAACAGGAGCCGCTTCTGGCGCTTCTTAGAGAGTTTGGTTTCTTCGACTCAGGACGCAAGGCTGCTCCGTCAGAGGACCTTGTCTTAGTGAAAATACTCAACCCTGGGGTAGAGGCTGAGCCTCCAACTGATCCTTTGGAATACAACCGTCGATACGGTCCAGGCCGCAGGCTGGTGGACAGAGCCTTCGTGGTGCCGATCATCCCCGAATATCACAGCATGCTGTTCCCAGCCTCCGAGCCCCAACTATCACTGTTCGATTCGACGTACGGTAACGCAGTCCGTAAGGTCTACATCTGTCATTCCCCCATTAAGACGCTGAGGCCAGGCGATACGCTCTTCTTCCTGAGGACTCACGAAAGGCAAGCTGTCCAAGCCGTTGGCGTCGTCGAGCAGACGCTTAGGACTGCGGAGCTTTCCGAAGTCCTCAGCTTCGCTGGTGCACGAACCGTGTACACCGCGGAAGAACTAAAAGAGATGAGCTCCAAAGGTCTGTTAGCTATCAAGTTTCGACTCGACCAGGTCCTTGACAAGGCTGTCGGCCGCGAAGAACTTCGAATGCTGAACGTCTTTTCGGACTCCCCTCAATCAATTGCACAGATCAAGACCGAGGATGGATTGCAATGGGCGAAATCACTGCAGGACGCGTAG
- a CDS encoding translesion error-prone DNA polymerase V autoproteolytic subunit has translation MAVSPVAVAAGYPSPAQDYFDDRIDLHEHLIKDVTSTFIVRVSGHSMEQAGISVGDELLVDRALEPKDGSVVIAVLDGELTIKRLRVTPHGVVLQADNPDYPDTSVPALSDLIIWGTATTCLHHI, from the coding sequence GTGGCGGTTTCACCGGTGGCGGTGGCGGCCGGGTATCCGTCCCCTGCCCAGGATTACTTTGACGACCGGATCGACCTCCATGAGCACCTGATCAAGGACGTGACCAGCACGTTCATCGTCAGGGTGAGCGGCCATTCCATGGAGCAGGCCGGCATCAGCGTCGGTGACGAGCTCCTGGTGGACCGTGCGCTGGAACCCAAGGACGGCTCAGTGGTGATCGCTGTCCTGGACGGTGAACTGACGATCAAACGGCTGCGGGTCACACCCCACGGGGTGGTCCTGCAAGCGGATAATCCTGACTACCCGGATACCAGCGTCCCTGCACTCTCTGACCTGATCATTTGGGGGACGGCAACAACATGCCTTCATCACATCTAG
- a CDS encoding SDR family NAD(P)-dependent oxidoreductase, with translation MTTRVNERTALVTGATAGLGAEFARQLAESGHHLVLVARDEQRLKEKAAELERDFSISAETLAADLTTDVGVAAVADRLRDAARPVDVLVNNAGIGLLKSFEDNDVDEERKHLRLHVQTPMELSHAALEVMLPRGEGRIINVASVAAFANRGTYSAAKAWQVTFSRWANTSYGKSGVQVTAVCPGFTHTEFHDRMGMDKSVAPRFLWLTAERVVREGLADNKHGKAVSIPTRRYKVLSFFARILPAQLTAGPPRRPLKP, from the coding sequence ATGACGACTCGAGTCAATGAACGTACCGCACTGGTCACCGGGGCAACGGCGGGACTGGGGGCGGAATTCGCACGCCAGCTCGCCGAGTCCGGCCACCATCTGGTTCTGGTGGCCCGCGACGAACAGCGGCTGAAGGAAAAGGCCGCGGAACTCGAGCGCGACTTCAGTATCTCGGCGGAGACCCTGGCCGCTGACCTGACCACCGACGTCGGGGTGGCGGCGGTGGCGGACCGCCTCAGGGACGCAGCCAGGCCCGTGGACGTGCTGGTGAACAACGCCGGAATCGGGCTCTTGAAATCGTTTGAAGACAACGACGTGGACGAGGAGCGGAAGCATTTGCGGCTCCACGTCCAAACGCCCATGGAACTGAGCCATGCGGCGCTTGAGGTCATGTTGCCTCGGGGTGAGGGCCGGATCATCAACGTGGCCAGCGTTGCGGCCTTCGCCAACCGGGGCACGTATTCAGCAGCCAAAGCCTGGCAGGTGACCTTCAGCCGCTGGGCCAATACCTCCTACGGGAAGTCCGGCGTGCAGGTCACTGCCGTGTGCCCGGGATTCACGCACACCGAATTCCACGACCGTATGGGCATGGATAAATCCGTGGCTCCCCGGTTCCTGTGGCTCACGGCGGAGCGGGTGGTCCGTGAAGGGCTGGCGGACAACAAACATGGCAAAGCGGTGTCCATTCCTACCCGCCGCTACAAGGTGCTGAGCTTCTTTGCCCGTATCCTCCCCGCGCAGCTGACAGCAGGCCCGCCGCGCCGTCCGCTGAAACCCTAG
- a CDS encoding FUSC family protein produces the protein MPAIMAYARQLHRLGPANNDRLSAVRVALSVAVPALVLVLMGRPDLMLYAVFGALTGMYGRNESHQLRLKHQAQAALILVGGLTIGAVLSVNHIHSWWLVLVATLFAGIGSLYADAVSLKPIGPFFGILALGACASVPTNVQLTTAVLIGAGSALFSIVVGFAGWARYRRWVPGAGRNVPALRGPLRQAALIHAARYSLAVSAAGAIGVLSGSGHPHWAMAAAAVPLAGADLPSRVHRGIHRIVGTFLGLVVVAVVLFPSPLSPLQYFPGHSAVVLAVVVILCQFPTELFMARHYGWAMVFFTPVVLLIAQLASPMDPGVLVLERAVETFVGAVVGIAVAVIVQRRNRVA, from the coding sequence GTGCCCGCAATCATGGCGTATGCCCGCCAACTGCACCGCCTGGGCCCGGCCAACAACGATCGCCTGTCCGCAGTCAGGGTTGCCTTGAGCGTCGCAGTCCCTGCCTTGGTGCTGGTCCTCATGGGACGCCCGGACCTCATGCTGTACGCGGTGTTCGGCGCGCTGACGGGCATGTACGGGCGCAATGAATCCCATCAGCTCCGGCTCAAACACCAGGCGCAGGCCGCGCTGATCCTGGTGGGCGGGCTGACCATTGGGGCCGTCCTGTCCGTCAACCACATTCATTCGTGGTGGCTGGTGCTGGTGGCAACCCTGTTCGCGGGAATCGGATCCCTGTATGCGGATGCTGTAAGCCTCAAGCCGATCGGCCCGTTCTTCGGCATCCTGGCCTTGGGGGCTTGCGCGTCGGTACCCACCAATGTTCAGTTGACGACGGCGGTACTCATCGGTGCGGGATCGGCCCTGTTCTCCATTGTGGTCGGCTTTGCCGGCTGGGCCCGGTACCGGCGCTGGGTGCCGGGAGCGGGCCGGAACGTGCCGGCCCTCCGCGGGCCCCTGCGGCAGGCAGCCCTGATCCACGCCGCACGTTACTCCCTGGCGGTGAGCGCAGCCGGGGCCATCGGTGTCCTCAGCGGCAGCGGCCATCCGCACTGGGCCATGGCCGCTGCGGCTGTCCCGCTGGCCGGCGCCGACCTCCCGAGCCGCGTCCACCGGGGCATCCACAGGATCGTGGGGACGTTCCTCGGGTTGGTGGTGGTCGCCGTCGTACTTTTCCCCAGCCCGTTGTCACCGCTGCAGTACTTTCCGGGGCACTCCGCGGTGGTGCTTGCCGTGGTGGTTATCCTGTGCCAGTTCCCCACCGAACTCTTCATGGCGCGGCATTACGGCTGGGCCATGGTGTTCTTCACTCCGGTGGTCCTGCTGATCGCCCAACTCGCCTCCCCGATGGATCCCGGAGTGCTGGTGCTGGAGCGTGCCGTGGAGACGTTCGTTGGCGCGGTGGTGGGGATCGCGGTTGCCGTAATAGTTCAGCGGCGGAACAGGGTGGCGTGA
- a CDS encoding SRPBCC family protein yields the protein MPVAFVCRTRSNMPPQELFDLSRNIDAHVGSMTKSREKAIAGVTTGLISEGDTVTWQAWHLGVRFRMTSRIVRMEAPSSFSDEQVKGPFKYLRHTHEFRPDGTGTLMVDTIEFAAPFGLLGRVVEKLVLGRYMQNLIEKRNEFLVAQEQQNDPLQ from the coding sequence ATGCCTGTCGCCTTCGTCTGCCGCACCCGCTCCAATATGCCGCCGCAGGAGCTCTTTGACCTTTCGCGGAACATCGATGCCCACGTGGGTTCCATGACCAAGAGCCGGGAGAAAGCAATCGCCGGCGTCACCACCGGCCTGATCTCGGAGGGCGACACCGTCACCTGGCAGGCCTGGCACCTCGGCGTCCGGTTCCGCATGACCAGCAGGATCGTACGGATGGAGGCCCCGTCGTCGTTCTCCGACGAACAGGTGAAGGGCCCCTTCAAGTACCTCCGCCACACGCACGAGTTCCGGCCGGACGGCACCGGCACGCTCATGGTGGACACCATCGAGTTCGCGGCGCCCTTCGGGCTGCTGGGCCGTGTGGTGGAGAAGCTGGTGCTGGGCCGCTACATGCAGAACCTCATTGAAAAGCGCAACGAGTTCCTGGTCGCCCAGGAGCAACAGAACGACCCGCTGCAATGA
- a CDS encoding GNAT family N-acetyltransferase, translated as MILQDIERAAGQAFRALGMDQIADDDSFTLAQLHQYATAGRAWVYVDGLDYPLAYLLADIVDGEGHVEQVSVHPDHAHQGLGRELLHAARVWARGHGMHRQTLSTFRDVPWNAPYYRRLGFEVLDAGSWGPELTRLMEHEAELGLTRWPRVAMWRPVVPPQ; from the coding sequence GTGATCCTCCAGGACATTGAACGCGCTGCGGGCCAGGCTTTCCGTGCGCTTGGAATGGACCAGATCGCGGACGATGATTCATTTACCCTGGCGCAGCTTCATCAGTACGCCACGGCGGGCCGGGCATGGGTCTATGTTGATGGGTTGGATTACCCGTTGGCCTATCTCTTGGCGGACATCGTGGACGGTGAGGGCCACGTGGAGCAGGTGAGCGTCCACCCGGATCATGCTCACCAGGGCCTGGGCCGCGAGCTGCTGCATGCCGCGCGCGTTTGGGCCCGGGGCCACGGGATGCACCGGCAAACGCTGAGTACTTTCCGGGATGTGCCGTGGAACGCCCCGTACTACCGTCGCCTTGGATTCGAAGTGCTCGACGCCGGCAGCTGGGGTCCGGAGCTCACCCGCCTCATGGAGCACGAGGCGGAGTTGGGTCTGACCCGTTGGCCCCGCGTCGCCATGTGGCGCCCGGTGGTTCCGCCGCAGTAA
- a CDS encoding FMN-binding negative transcriptional regulator — protein sequence MYTPAHFAASPEAVDSLLTGASAANLVTMSEDGLLATLLPFVYEPTVGEHGALHAHMARNNTQWSSPAIGESLMIVQGADAYISPSWYASKAEHGRVVPTWNYSTAHVYGQLVIHDDAEWLGRHVRRLSNHHEAGMRDPWSVEDAPQRFIAGQLRAIVGVELLISRVDAKAKLSQNRPAADVDGVIAGLRERGEAASAADVERARTS from the coding sequence ATGTACACCCCAGCGCACTTTGCCGCATCCCCGGAGGCTGTTGACTCGCTCTTGACCGGAGCCAGTGCCGCCAATCTGGTCACCATGTCTGAGGATGGGCTGCTGGCCACGCTCTTGCCGTTTGTTTATGAGCCTACGGTGGGTGAGCACGGCGCCTTGCACGCACATATGGCCCGCAATAACACGCAGTGGTCCTCACCAGCGATCGGCGAGTCACTGATGATCGTCCAAGGTGCCGACGCCTACATTTCGCCGTCCTGGTACGCGTCCAAAGCGGAGCACGGCCGGGTGGTGCCCACGTGGAATTACTCCACTGCCCACGTTTACGGTCAGCTTGTTATCCACGACGATGCCGAGTGGCTGGGCAGGCACGTCCGCCGGCTCTCCAATCACCACGAGGCCGGGATGCGGGACCCGTGGAGCGTGGAGGACGCGCCCCAGCGCTTCATCGCCGGCCAACTGAGGGCGATTGTCGGCGTCGAACTCTTGATTTCCCGGGTGGACGCCAAGGCCAAGCTGAGCCAGAACCGTCCTGCCGCGGACGTCGACGGTGTGATTGCCGGGCTCCGTGAACGTGGTGAGGCTGCGAGCGCTGCCGATGTGGAACGGGCCCGGACCTCGTAG